In Dyadobacter subterraneus, a single genomic region encodes these proteins:
- a CDS encoding dihydrofolate reductase: MLLSIIVAVSENGVIGLNNQLIWRLPDDLKRFKKLTLGHPMIMGRKTFESIGKPLPGRQSIIITRDKNFYFEGTIVVHSLEEAIEEAQKTGTDEAFVIGGGDIYNQVQKISDKLYVTEVHTETEGDTFFKIENSDLWEEVERENHPSDEKHEFSFDFVDYIRKTQFDSTVK, translated from the coding sequence ATGCTTCTTTCAATCATTGTTGCTGTTTCTGAAAACGGTGTTATAGGACTAAACAATCAACTCATCTGGCGACTACCTGATGATCTTAAACGATTCAAAAAACTCACTCTCGGACATCCGATGATCATGGGCAGAAAAACTTTTGAATCCATTGGAAAACCACTTCCAGGTAGACAATCCATCATCATAACCCGCGACAAAAATTTTTATTTTGAAGGTACCATTGTCGTTCATTCATTGGAAGAAGCTATTGAAGAAGCACAAAAAACAGGAACAGATGAAGCTTTCGTTATAGGCGGCGGAGATATATACAATCAGGTTCAAAAGATTTCTGATAAGTTATACGTCACAGAAGTACATACTGAAACCGAAGGCGATACATTTTTCAAAATAGAAAATTCAGATTTGTGGGAAGAAGTTGAAAGAGAAAATCACCCAAGCGATGAAAAGCATGAATTTTCATTTGACTTTGTTGATTATATAAGAAAAACACAATTTGATAGTACAGTTAAATAA
- a CDS encoding alpha/beta hydrolase, with protein MLTEIDTLKETLTLTLTTPNTDDRPIFITGPFCKWLPDLPHFQMTKVAPGRYTFQFPTDIEFEFPLEYKYTRGGWDQVELDRYGQPYANRFITEDETEVSDYVIRWQTDKNKKLDLMPIVEVLSETFEIPQLQRERRVHVLLPHDYYEQPDRRYPVLYMTDAQNLFGEGSPYGNWEIDRRLATLAGEDKANVIIVAIDHGGDERVQEFSPYDNPNLGKGLGNLFLKFVTETLKKHIDNQYRTLPDRLNTGMGGSSVGGLLSMYAALMYPNIFGRLMIFSPSLWISRKIYFDAIHFFEPFETRIYLYGGGKEGAEMIPNIEKLQETLVNQGFGYSRVKIKTSLNPKGTHSESCWGEEFPKALKWLYSGE; from the coding sequence ATGCTTACAGAAATAGATACGTTAAAGGAAACGCTCACTTTAACGTTAACAACACCCAATACAGACGATCGTCCTATTTTCATAACTGGTCCTTTTTGCAAGTGGTTGCCGGATCTGCCTCATTTCCAAATGACAAAAGTGGCTCCGGGCCGTTATACTTTTCAATTTCCTACCGATATTGAGTTTGAATTTCCTCTGGAATATAAATATACCCGAGGAGGTTGGGATCAGGTAGAACTGGATCGTTATGGTCAGCCTTACGCCAATCGTTTTATTACAGAAGACGAAACAGAAGTGTCGGATTATGTGATAAGGTGGCAGACGGACAAGAACAAGAAACTGGATTTGATGCCAATTGTTGAAGTTCTTTCCGAGACTTTTGAGATTCCACAATTACAAAGAGAACGCCGTGTTCACGTTTTGCTGCCGCATGATTATTATGAGCAGCCAGACCGCCGCTATCCGGTATTATACATGACCGACGCACAAAATCTTTTTGGCGAAGGTTCTCCTTATGGAAACTGGGAAATCGACCGCAGACTTGCTACGCTTGCGGGAGAAGATAAAGCAAATGTCATTATCGTTGCGATTGATCACGGCGGAGACGAGCGTGTTCAGGAATTTTCTCCTTACGACAATCCGAATTTGGGAAAAGGATTAGGAAATCTGTTCCTGAAATTCGTTACCGAAACGCTTAAAAAACACATTGATAATCAATACAGAACCTTACCTGATCGCCTGAATACAGGTATGGGCGGAAGTTCTGTCGGTGGATTGTTGAGTATGTATGCGGCTTTGATGTATCCGAATATTTTTGGCAGACTGATGATTTTCTCGCCGTCACTCTGGATTTCACGCAAAATTTATTTTGATGCTATCCATTTTTTCGAACCTTTTGAGACTCGTATTTATTTATACGGCGGAGGAAAAGAAGGCGCAGAAATGATCCCTAATATTGAAAAATTACAGGAAACGCTTGTTAACCAGGGTTTTGGTTACAGTCGTGTTAAAATAAAAACATCCTTGAATCCAAAAGGAACACACTCGGAAAGTTGCTGGGGAGAAGAATTTCCCAAAGCTTTGAAGTGGTTGTATTCAGGAGAATAA
- a CDS encoding M42 family metallopeptidase, with protein sequence MTEESKSFLYKYLNNASPTGFEASGQQIWLDYIKPYIEEQIIDVYGTAVGVIGGGQDYKVVIEAHSDEISWFVNYISEDGYIHVRRNGGSDAAIAPSMRVNLHTAKGIVKGVFGWPAIHVRDTAKDQVPKVHELFIDVGAAKKEEVLEMGIHVGTVATFVDGLDELNDKFYIGRALDNRMGGFMIAEVARMLHENNVQLPFTLYIVNAVQEEIGLRGAEMISRRLKPDLAICTDVTHDTQSPMYNKKEQGDLKCGNGPVICYGPAVQNNVRDLLINIAEEKSIPFQRQAVSRSTGTDTDAFAYSTEGIASALISLPLKYMHTTVEMVHKDDVQNVIQLMYDVLLSLKGNEDFRYIK encoded by the coding sequence ATGACAGAAGAAAGTAAATCGTTTTTATACAAGTACCTGAACAACGCTTCTCCAACAGGTTTTGAAGCATCCGGACAGCAGATCTGGCTGGATTATATCAAGCCCTATATTGAAGAACAAATTATTGATGTGTACGGAACGGCTGTCGGCGTGATTGGCGGCGGACAGGATTACAAAGTTGTTATTGAAGCACATTCCGATGAAATTTCATGGTTTGTAAATTACATTTCGGAAGACGGATATATTCACGTTCGTCGAAATGGCGGATCTGATGCAGCCATTGCGCCTTCGATGCGCGTTAATTTACATACGGCCAAAGGAATTGTAAAAGGTGTTTTTGGATGGCCGGCCATTCATGTGCGTGACACCGCAAAAGATCAGGTGCCAAAAGTGCATGAGCTTTTTATAGATGTGGGCGCTGCGAAAAAAGAAGAAGTGTTGGAAATGGGCATTCATGTTGGTACTGTTGCCACTTTTGTTGACGGTTTGGACGAACTGAATGACAAATTCTACATCGGGCGTGCCTTGGATAACCGCATGGGTGGATTCATGATTGCGGAAGTAGCCAGAATGCTGCATGAAAATAATGTTCAGCTTCCATTTACGCTTTATATCGTAAATGCAGTTCAGGAAGAAATTGGTTTGCGCGGAGCAGAAATGATTTCCCGCAGATTGAAGCCGGATCTTGCTATTTGTACGGACGTGACGCACGATACCCAGTCGCCGATGTATAACAAAAAGGAGCAGGGTGATTTGAAATGTGGAAACGGGCCAGTGATTTGCTACGGACCGGCAGTTCAAAACAATGTGCGTGATCTTTTAATAAATATTGCTGAAGAAAAAAGTATTCCGTTCCAACGTCAGGCTGTAAGCCGCTCAACTGGAACGGATACGGACGCTTTTGCTTATTCAACAGAAGGAATTGCATCAGCCTTGATTTCACTTCCATTGAAATATATGCATACAACGGTTGAAATGGTACATAAGGACGATGTTCAAAACGTAATTCAACTGATGTACGACGTGCTTCTTTCTTTAAAAGGAAATGAGGATTTCAGATATATAAAGTAA
- the hslU gene encoding ATP-dependent protease ATPase subunit HslU: MTEHLNRLTPRQIVFELDQYIIGQNDAKRNVAIALRNRWRRMNSPEDIQKEIIPNNILMIGATGVGKTEIARRLAKIADAPFVKVEASKFTEVGYVGRDVESMVRDLVEQAVGMVRTQKKEEVKIKAEQAVEDIILDALIPPIHGNNAVKPRPENAESNGAIPEDDNELNQRTRERFREKIRNGELDERKIEIEIQQNQSPSVGMIGGAMDDISMMNIQEMIGNMVPRRGKKRKVTVGEAKKLLLDEEAGKLIDMDEVKLEAIQKAENLGIIFIDEIDKVASSRSGGGSGPDVSREGVQRDLLPIVEGSAVNTKHGVINTDHILFIAAGAFHVAKPSDLIPELQGRFPIRVELNSLTESDFYQILKTPKNALTKQYEAMMEAEGVDLQFEDGALREMARIAFEVNSEVENIGARRLQTVMSLLLNDFMFDIPDVIGPDSSIVVTAELVSEKLSHMVKNRDLSQFIL; encoded by the coding sequence ATGACTGAACACTTGAACCGCCTTACTCCACGACAAATTGTCTTTGAACTGGATCAGTATATAATCGGACAAAATGACGCAAAACGGAATGTTGCCATTGCTTTGCGGAACAGATGGAGGAGAATGAATAGTCCGGAAGATATTCAAAAGGAAATTATACCGAATAATATCCTGATGATCGGGGCGACTGGTGTTGGTAAAACTGAAATTGCCCGCCGTTTGGCAAAAATTGCGGACGCACCTTTTGTAAAAGTAGAAGCATCCAAATTTACCGAAGTTGGATATGTTGGCCGTGATGTTGAAAGTATGGTTCGCGACCTGGTGGAACAAGCCGTTGGAATGGTCAGGACCCAGAAAAAAGAAGAGGTTAAAATTAAGGCCGAACAAGCCGTTGAAGATATTATTCTGGATGCACTGATTCCTCCGATCCACGGAAATAATGCTGTAAAACCACGTCCTGAAAACGCAGAATCAAACGGAGCAATTCCGGAAGATGACAACGAACTGAACCAGCGTACCCGCGAACGTTTCCGAGAAAAAATCCGCAATGGCGAATTGGATGAACGTAAAATAGAAATTGAAATCCAGCAAAACCAGTCGCCAAGTGTTGGTATGATCGGTGGTGCGATGGATGACATTTCGATGATGAATATCCAGGAAATGATTGGCAACATGGTACCGCGTCGTGGTAAAAAACGCAAGGTTACCGTTGGCGAAGCCAAAAAACTTCTTTTGGATGAAGAGGCAGGGAAACTGATTGATATGGACGAAGTAAAACTGGAAGCCATTCAAAAAGCGGAAAACTTGGGGATTATTTTTATTGATGAAATTGATAAAGTGGCTTCAAGTCGTTCAGGTGGCGGAAGCGGACCGGATGTTAGTCGTGAAGGCGTACAGCGTGATCTTTTACCGATTGTGGAAGGAAGCGCAGTAAATACCAAACATGGCGTAATCAATACGGATCATATTCTTTTCATCGCTGCCGGAGCTTTCCACGTAGCAAAACCATCCGATCTTATTCCGGAACTTCAAGGTCGTTTCCCAATTCGTGTGGAATTGAACAGTTTGACAGAAAGTGATTTCTACCAGATTTTGAAAACGCCGAAAAACGCTTTAACAAAACAATATGAAGCGATGATGGAAGCGGAAGGCGTGGATCTTCAATTTGAAGACGGCGCGCTTCGTGAAATGGCCAGGATTGCTTTTGAAGTAAATAGTGAAGTCGAGAATATCGGAGCGCGTCGCTTGCAAACCGTAATGAGTTTGCTGCTGAATGACTTTATGTTTGATATTCCTGATGTAATCGGACCGGATTCTTCAATCGTTGTTACCGCAGAACTTGTGAGTGAAAAATTATCTCACATGGTAAAAAACAGAGATTTGAGCCAGTTTATTCTGTAA
- a CDS encoding PA0069 family radical SAM protein, translating to MDNRARGRGAGINTDNKFRKQEIEYTSEDWQNWEEPETNVKTLFIEEISKSILSKSDSPDLRNFNSINPYRGCEHGCIYCYARNSHEYWGFSAGLDFETKIVVKKNAPQLLEKLLNSKSWEPQTIFFSGNTDCYQPAEKRYELTRQMLEICLKYRNPVSILTKNALILRDLDILEKLAKLNLVHGAVSITSLNEDLRGKLEPRTVTAKRRLQVLKTLHEAGIQMGVMTAPVIPGLNDHEIPSIIQAAADAGAVWAGYTVVRLNGSIGEIFEEWINHHFPDKATKVLNQIKECHGGQVNDSRYGLRMSGEGKFAENIRQLHDFACRKYFAGRETKELNTSLFIRGGQMKLF from the coding sequence ATGGATAATAGAGCAAGAGGCAGAGGAGCTGGAATTAACACCGACAACAAATTCCGAAAGCAGGAAATTGAATACACTTCCGAAGACTGGCAAAATTGGGAAGAACCTGAAACAAATGTCAAAACCTTATTTATTGAGGAAATTTCTAAATCGATTCTGAGTAAATCAGATAGTCCGGATCTTCGGAATTTCAATTCGATTAATCCGTATAGAGGCTGTGAGCATGGCTGTATTTATTGTTATGCACGCAATTCTCATGAGTACTGGGGATTTTCGGCAGGACTGGATTTTGAGACAAAAATCGTTGTAAAAAAGAATGCACCGCAATTGCTTGAAAAGCTCTTGAATTCCAAAAGCTGGGAGCCTCAGACCATTTTCTTTTCGGGAAATACAGATTGTTATCAGCCTGCGGAAAAGCGATATGAGCTTACAAGACAGATGCTTGAAATTTGTCTGAAATATAGAAATCCGGTCAGTATCCTTACAAAAAATGCCCTGATTCTTCGGGATCTTGATATTCTGGAAAAACTGGCGAAACTGAATCTTGTTCACGGCGCGGTTTCTATAACTTCTTTAAATGAAGATTTAAGGGGAAAACTTGAACCAAGAACGGTAACAGCAAAACGCCGTTTGCAGGTTTTAAAAACGTTACACGAAGCTGGCATTCAGATGGGTGTGATGACTGCGCCGGTTATTCCGGGATTAAATGATCACGAAATTCCGTCCATCATTCAGGCTGCGGCAGATGCAGGTGCGGTTTGGGCAGGTTATACGGTTGTGAGATTAAACGGATCTATTGGTGAGATTTTTGAAGAATGGATCAATCATCATTTTCCCGACAAAGCCACAAAAGTTTTGAATCAGATTAAAGAATGTCACGGCGGCCAGGTTAATGATTCCCGCTACGGACTTCGTATGAGTGGTGAAGGCAAATTCGCAGAAAATATCAGACAGTTGCATGATTTTGCCTGTCGGAAATATTTTGCCGGCCGTGAAACAAAAGAACTTAACACATCGCTGTTTATCAGAGGCGGACAAATGAAATTATTTTAA
- the fmt gene encoding methionyl-tRNA formyltransferase, with translation MPDKLRIIFMGTPEFAVQSLRSLVESNSNVIAVITVPDKPAGRGQKQMSSPVKIYAEEQGIPVLQPEKLKNPEFIAQLKALNADLQVVVAFRMLPEIVWSMPKYGTFNLHGSLLPQYRGAAPINWAVINGETESGVTTFFIEKEIDTGKIIFQERDPISREDNAGSVYERLMHIGGKLVVKTVQAIEEGNYPQEPQDESKEIKMAPKIFRETCEIDWTQPAEKIFNFVRGLSPYPAAWTTLNGLSCKIFKTSITEDSSESNPGEFKTDHKTFLHFRAGDVWLAIEVLQLEGKKKMEVGDFLRGAKL, from the coding sequence ATGCCTGATAAATTAAGAATAATTTTTATGGGGACGCCTGAATTTGCTGTCCAAAGTTTAAGAAGTCTGGTAGAGAGCAATTCTAATGTAATTGCTGTAATTACCGTGCCAGATAAACCTGCCGGACGTGGACAAAAACAGATGTCATCTCCTGTCAAAATATATGCGGAAGAACAGGGAATCCCGGTTCTTCAACCAGAAAAACTCAAAAATCCTGAGTTTATTGCTCAATTAAAAGCATTAAATGCAGATTTGCAAGTGGTCGTTGCATTTAGAATGCTGCCGGAAATTGTCTGGAGTATGCCAAAATATGGCACATTTAATTTACATGGCTCCTTATTGCCGCAATATCGCGGCGCAGCGCCTATCAACTGGGCTGTCATAAATGGTGAAACAGAATCTGGTGTCACAACTTTTTTTATTGAAAAGGAAATTGATACCGGAAAAATTATTTTTCAGGAAAGAGATCCAATCAGTCGGGAAGACAATGCCGGTTCAGTTTATGAAAGGCTGATGCATATTGGCGGGAAACTTGTAGTGAAAACGGTTCAGGCAATCGAAGAAGGAAATTATCCTCAGGAGCCTCAGGACGAGTCGAAAGAAATAAAAATGGCTCCGAAAATTTTCAGGGAAACCTGTGAAATTGACTGGACGCAGCCTGCTGAAAAAATCTTTAATTTCGTCAGAGGACTTTCACCATATCCGGCCGCGTGGACAACATTGAATGGTTTGTCGTGCAAGATTTTCAAAACAAGTATTACGGAAGATTCAAGCGAGAGCAATCCGGGAGAATTTAAAACAGATCATAAGACGTTTTTACATTTCCGCGCAGGTGATGTTTGGTTGGCGATTGAGGTTTTGCAGTTGGAAGGAAAAAAGAAAATGGAGGTTGGAGATTTTTTGAGAGGGGCGAAATTGTAA
- the greA gene encoding transcription elongation factor GreA has translation MAKISYYTEEGLNKLKNELNDMKTKGRTAIAAQIAEARDKGDLSENAEYDAAKDAQGMHEMKIAKLEEIMSNARVIDESSIDTSQVAVLSKVKIKNRKNGMEVTYTLVSEEEADLKTGKISVGSPIGKGLLGKKVGETTEIKVPAGLMEFEVLDISRFSE, from the coding sequence ATGGCTAAAATTTCATACTATACCGAAGAAGGATTAAATAAGCTGAAGAATGAGTTGAATGATATGAAAACCAAAGGCCGTACTGCTATTGCTGCACAAATTGCAGAGGCGCGGGACAAAGGTGATTTGAGTGAAAATGCAGAATATGATGCGGCGAAAGATGCACAGGGAATGCATGAAATGAAAATTGCAAAGCTGGAAGAGATCATGTCAAATGCTCGTGTGATCGATGAATCGTCGATTGATACTTCACAAGTTGCAGTGCTTTCCAAAGTGAAAATTAAAAACCGTAAAAACGGCATGGAGGTAACTTATACGCTTGTTTCAGAAGAAGAAGCTGATTTGAAAACCGGAAAAATCTCTGTTGGTTCACCAATCGGAAAAGGTCTTTTGGGTAAAAAAGTGGGAGAAACAACCGAAATTAAAGTGCCGGCCGGATTGATGGAATTTGAAGTTTTGGATATCAGCCGTTTCAGTGAATAG
- a CDS encoding GH92 family glycosyl hydrolase — MKKIISCIAFFTLLTNSLVFSQSVTTNTNLVDFVNPLMGTQSKFSLSSGNTYPAIALPWGMNFWMPQTSKMGDGWSYMYDAEKIRGFKQTHQPSPWINDYGQFSIMPVTGALKIDENERASWFSHKAEVAKPNYYKVYLADYDVTTEIAPTERAAQFRFTFPKSDSSYVILDAFDRGSYVKVIPSERKIIGYTTKNSGGVPANFKNYFVLVFDKAFKFSSAWSKFKITKDTLEIQANHVGAVVRFETKTGEKIGLKVASSFISYEQAERNLTTEIGKDTFDQTQEKGRNIWNTELSRITVEGDNIDQIRTFYSCLYRVLLFPRKFYEFDAKGKVVHYSPYNGEVRPGYMFTDNGFWDTFRAVFPFFTLMYPTMNAHIMEGLANAYDESGFLPEWASPGHRDCMIGSNSASLIADSYIKGIRGYDIEKLYSAIIKNTENAGPVSSVGRFGHEYYNELGYVPYDVKINENAARTLEYSYADFCISQLAKELKKPQKDIDLYLKRSQNYRNLFDPTTKWMRGKNQDGKFQTPFNPFKWGDAFTEGNSVHYTWSVFQDVKGLVGLMGGREAFVQKLDSVFTFPPIFDDSYYGFPIHEIREMQIMNMGNYAHGNQPIQHMIYLYNYAGAPSKTQFWLRQVMKKLYQATPDGYCGDEDNGQTSAWYVFSSLGFYPVTPGTTQYVIGSPLFKKATITLEDGKKFTIDSPKTSDTNMYVDGATMNGKPYANTYLEHKDIQNGGTLQFNMTNSPSKAWGIKPETAPFSLTK; from the coding sequence ATGAAGAAAATTATCTCCTGTATCGCTTTTTTTACCCTGTTAACCAATTCCCTCGTTTTTTCCCAGAGTGTGACAACAAACACAAATCTTGTTGATTTTGTGAACCCCTTGATGGGAACCCAGTCAAAGTTCAGTTTGTCGTCCGGAAATACGTATCCTGCTATTGCTTTGCCCTGGGGTATGAACTTCTGGATGCCGCAAACCAGTAAAATGGGTGATGGATGGAGCTATATGTATGATGCAGAAAAAATCCGCGGCTTCAAACAAACGCACCAGCCAAGTCCCTGGATCAATGATTACGGCCAATTTTCAATTATGCCGGTTACCGGTGCGTTGAAAATCGATGAGAACGAACGCGCAAGCTGGTTTTCACACAAGGCAGAAGTTGCCAAGCCAAATTATTACAAAGTTTATCTGGCCGATTATGATGTAACAACAGAAATTGCACCGACAGAACGTGCTGCCCAATTCCGTTTTACTTTCCCGAAATCTGATAGTTCTTATGTGATACTTGATGCTTTTGACAGAGGTTCTTATGTAAAAGTGATTCCTTCGGAGCGCAAGATTATTGGTTATACTACCAAAAACAGCGGTGGCGTTCCTGCCAACTTCAAGAACTATTTTGTTTTGGTTTTTGATAAAGCTTTCAAATTTTCTTCCGCATGGAGCAAATTTAAAATCACAAAAGATACCCTTGAAATTCAGGCAAATCACGTAGGTGCTGTGGTTCGTTTTGAAACAAAAACGGGTGAAAAAATTGGCTTAAAAGTTGCTTCATCTTTCATTAGTTATGAACAAGCCGAAAGAAATTTAACGACTGAAATTGGTAAAGATACTTTTGACCAAACACAGGAAAAAGGCCGTAATATCTGGAATACTGAGCTTTCACGCATTACTGTTGAAGGTGATAATATTGATCAGATCCGTACTTTTTACTCCTGTCTATACCGCGTTTTGCTTTTCCCAAGAAAATTCTACGAATTTGATGCGAAAGGCAAAGTGGTTCATTATAGTCCCTATAATGGTGAAGTTCGTCCGGGGTATATGTTTACTGATAACGGATTCTGGGATACTTTCCGCGCCGTTTTCCCATTCTTCACGCTTATGTATCCAACCATGAATGCGCACATCATGGAAGGTTTGGCAAATGCTTATGACGAAAGCGGATTTTTGCCTGAATGGGCAAGTCCTGGTCATCGTGATTGTATGATCGGTTCCAATTCAGCTTCGCTGATTGCAGATTCTTACATAAAGGGAATTCGTGGTTATGATATTGAAAAACTATATTCCGCGATCATTAAAAATACTGAAAATGCAGGGCCGGTAAGTTCAGTTGGACGTTTCGGACATGAGTATTATAATGAACTGGGTTATGTTCCTTATGATGTAAAAATCAATGAAAATGCAGCCCGTACTTTGGAATATTCTTATGCTGACTTTTGTATATCACAATTGGCAAAAGAATTGAAAAAACCACAAAAAGATATTGACCTATACCTGAAAAGAAGCCAGAATTACCGGAATCTTTTCGATCCGACTACAAAGTGGATGCGTGGAAAAAATCAGGATGGTAAGTTCCAGACGCCATTTAATCCGTTCAAATGGGGTGATGCATTTACAGAAGGAAACAGCGTTCACTATACCTGGTCGGTGTTTCAGGACGTAAAAGGTTTGGTAGGATTGATGGGCGGACGTGAAGCTTTTGTTCAGAAACTGGATTCAGTATTTACTTTCCCTCCAATTTTTGATGACAGCTATTACGGTTTCCCTATCCATGAAATCCGCGAAATGCAGATCATGAACATGGGTAATTATGCACACGGAAATCAGCCGATCCAGCATATGATTTATTTGTATAACTATGCTGGTGCGCCTTCAAAAACGCAATTCTGGCTGCGTCAGGTTATGAAAAAATTGTATCAGGCAACGCCGGACGGATATTGCGGAGATGAAGATAACGGACAGACTTCTGCCTGGTATGTTTTCTCGTCACTAGGATTTTATCCGGTAACACCTGGTACCACCCAATACGTAATCGGCTCGCCGCTTTTCAAAAAAGCAACCATTACGCTTGAAGATGGTAAGAAATTCACGATCGATTCACCAAAAACAAGCGATACCAATATGTATGTAGACGGCGCAACGATGAACGGAAAACCTTACGCCAATACATATCTTGAACATAAGGATATCCAAAACGGCGGAACGCTTCAATTCAATATGACCAACTCGCCTTCAAAAGCATGGGGTATCAAACCAGAAACAGCACCATTCTCGCTTACTAAGTAA